One genomic segment of Patescibacteria group bacterium includes these proteins:
- a CDS encoding type II toxin-antitoxin system HicB family antitoxin: MEILNFRTIIEQDEMGYFVASAPAIPGCHSQGKTYEEALINIQEAIELCLEVAQELPWYRESIDFFRGTSMRFLGIATVPVSYRKTRHVKTLTV; encoded by the coding sequence ATGGAAATACTAAACTTTAGAACCATAATTGAACAAGACGAGATGGGCTATTTTGTAGCCTCTGCCCCAGCAATTCCTGGGTGTCACAGCCAAGGAAAAACCTACGAAGAAGCTTTAATAAACATTCAAGAAGCTATCGAACTTTGTTTAGAAGTCGCCCAAGAACTTCCATGGTACAGAGAATCGATCGACTTCTTTCGTGGTACATCTATGAGATTTTTGGGGATTGCAACTGTTCCTGTTTCATATAGAAAAACCCGCCATGTCAAAACTCTCACCGTGTAA
- a CDS encoding type II toxin-antitoxin system HicA family toxin, translating into MSKLSPCKSRELIKFLNSKGVFEIRQKGSHKFFCSTDGRTTVVPVHPSKDINPRLIRKILSDVRSNPEEFINFKK; encoded by the coding sequence ATGTCAAAACTCTCACCGTGTAAATCTAGAGAATTAATTAAATTCCTTAACAGCAAAGGTGTTTTTGAAATACGACAAAAAGGAAGCCACAAGTTTTTCTGTTCCACTGACGGCAGAACTACAGTTGTTCCTGTACACCCATCAAAAGACATAAACCCAAGATTAATTAGAAAAATTCTAAGTGATGTAAGATCTAACCCAGAAGAATTTATTAATTTTAAAAAATAG